One Maniola hyperantus chromosome 17, iAphHyp1.2, whole genome shotgun sequence DNA window includes the following coding sequences:
- the LOC117990009 gene encoding keratin, type I cytoskeletal 9, translated as MKAFVACIALALVASSSAEAPSGYNYNRPSGGHGGGGIGGLIGGGGSLRAVSSGYQTSEGQNVDSQLLEQVRQILLREEASSGGGHGGGHGGGHGGGISSSYGVPSTSYGVPSGGRVVGISLEAIRQAIQVAQYEQTGGYSGGGGGYPSGPSTSYGTPSGSYGAPY; from the exons ATGAAGGCCTTCGTAGCG TGCATAGCCCTGGCTTTGGTGGCGAGTTCCAGCGCCGAAGCTCCCTCCGGTTACAACTATAACCGTCCGTCAGGAGGCCACGGTGGCGGTGGCATCGGCGGTCTGATCGGTGGAGGCGGCAGCTTGCGCGCCGTCTCCTCAGGTTACCAGACCTCCGAAGGACAAAACGTCGACTCTCAACTCCTAGAACAAGTCCGTCAAATCCTCCTCAGGGAAGAGGCTTCATCCGGAGGCGGACACGGCGGCGGACACGGAGGCGGCCACGGCGGTGGTATCTCTTCCTCATACGGCGTCCCATCCACTTCCTACGGAGTCCCCAGCGGTGGCCGCGTCGTAGGCATCAGCCTTGAAGCTATCCGTCAAGCCATCCAAGTCGCCCAGTACGAGCAGACCGGCGGAtacagcggcggcggcggcgggtaCCCGTCCGGCCCTTCCACGTCGTACGGCACCCCCTCCGGCAGCTACGGCGCTCCCTACTAA